From one Polyangia bacterium genomic stretch:
- a CDS encoding type II secretion system F family protein, producing MNIDLLVAGVASMVFVIAVALGLRSLFTRRNRVVERLVRGGDRMSDEANGAPALADGGDVSAAFSKLLRRLSKLARPSEAAELSRARLDMIRAGYQGERALEIFLGLKILLAPLLPAFFLQFNSHLTRPLAFPVDVVIAVWLCGLAFWIPNLILNSKIKERQQDLERALPDAMDLLVTCVEAGLGLDAAMARVSEEMTLAAPVLALELNQTFLEVQAGIPRADSFRRLAERTGVEDLRALAAMLIQTDIFGTSVARALRVHSDGMRVKRMQRAEEKAAMVSVKMTIPLVLCILPSLIAVVMGPAVVMIKQAFGGTP from the coding sequence ATGAACATTGATCTGCTCGTCGCGGGTGTGGCGAGCATGGTCTTCGTGATCGCGGTTGCGCTGGGTTTGCGTTCGCTTTTTACCCGGCGGAATCGCGTCGTCGAACGCCTTGTGCGCGGCGGCGATCGAATGAGTGACGAGGCGAATGGCGCACCTGCCCTGGCCGATGGCGGTGATGTGTCTGCTGCTTTTTCCAAGTTGTTGCGCCGGCTGTCAAAGCTGGCTCGTCCCAGCGAGGCCGCCGAATTGTCGCGCGCGCGGCTGGACATGATCCGCGCTGGCTATCAGGGCGAACGGGCGCTGGAGATTTTTCTTGGCCTGAAGATCCTTCTCGCGCCCCTGTTGCCGGCTTTTTTTCTTCAGTTCAACAGTCACCTCACCAGGCCGCTGGCCTTTCCCGTCGACGTGGTGATCGCCGTGTGGCTGTGCGGACTGGCCTTCTGGATCCCGAACCTGATCCTGAACAGCAAGATCAAAGAGCGGCAGCAGGACTTGGAGCGCGCCCTGCCCGACGCCATGGATCTGCTGGTGACGTGCGTGGAGGCCGGCCTGGGCCTGGACGCCGCGATGGCCCGCGTGTCGGAAGAGATGACGCTGGCCGCGCCGGTGCTGGCGCTGGAATTGAACCAGACGTTTCTGGAAGTGCAGGCCGGCATCCCGCGCGCCGATTCGTTTCGCCGCCTGGCCGAACGGACCGGCGTGGAAGATCTGCGCGCCCTGGCCGCCATGCTGATCCAGACCGACATCTTCGGCACCAGCGTGGCGCGGGCGCTGCGCGTGCACTCGGACGGCATGCGGGTCAAACGCATGCAGCGGGCCGAGGAAAAGGCCGCCATGGTCTCGGTGAAGATGACGATTCCGCTGGTGCTCTGCATCTTGCCGTCGCTGATCGCGGTGGTGATGGGCCCGGCGGTGGTGATGATCAAACAAGCGTTCGGAGGCACACCATGA
- the cpaB gene encoding Flp pilus assembly protein CpaB yields the protein MAANDPLGNASRLRRAAESGTRRSGARAAVFWLVTIVAGLMAALMITRYLDHRPVTTSTPMVKIAVAVADLPLATKLKAEQVKLVDWPANNAPPGALHDLKDIVDRIVISRVLEGEPILPGKLAAKDAGNGLAALIPPNMRAVAVRVDDVVGVAGFIHSEDRVDVIVTIRPSRPPDAESTSKVILQNVKVLAVGKEIDSDDRNRNQANPVTVATLLVNPEESEKLALAGAEGRLLLTLRSWTDNKEVATEGVFPSGLLADGAHPVEATPPVVAAAPAAPPIIPSHRGHSVVHHAPAPDPNAGHHRDVVEILRGDRFEERKFDAKEKK from the coding sequence GTGGCCGCGAATGATCCGCTTGGAAACGCCAGCCGCCTGCGGCGCGCCGCCGAGAGCGGCACCCGTCGCTCGGGCGCGCGGGCGGCGGTGTTCTGGTTGGTGACCATCGTGGCCGGCCTGATGGCCGCGCTCATGATCACCCGCTATCTCGATCACCGGCCGGTGACGACGTCGACGCCGATGGTGAAGATCGCCGTCGCGGTCGCGGATCTGCCGCTGGCCACCAAGCTGAAGGCCGAGCAGGTCAAGCTGGTCGATTGGCCGGCGAACAACGCGCCGCCTGGGGCGCTGCACGATCTCAAGGACATTGTCGATCGCATCGTCATCTCGCGCGTGCTGGAAGGCGAGCCCATCCTGCCCGGCAAGCTGGCGGCGAAGGACGCCGGCAACGGCCTGGCGGCGCTGATCCCCCCGAACATGCGCGCCGTCGCCGTGCGCGTCGACGACGTGGTCGGTGTGGCCGGCTTCATTCACTCCGAGGATCGCGTCGACGTCATCGTCACCATCCGCCCCTCGCGCCCGCCCGACGCCGAGTCGACGTCGAAGGTCATCCTGCAGAACGTGAAGGTGCTGGCGGTGGGCAAGGAGATCGATTCGGACGATCGCAACCGCAACCAGGCCAACCCGGTGACCGTGGCCACGCTGCTGGTCAATCCGGAAGAGTCGGAAAAGCTGGCCCTGGCCGGCGCCGAAGGCCGCCTGCTTCTGACCCTGCGCAGCTGGACGGACAATAAGGAAGTGGCCACCGAAGGGGTTTTCCCGTCGGGTTTGCTGGCCGACGGCGCCCATCCGGTCGAGGCGACGCCGCCAGTGGTGGCCGCCGCGCCGGCTGCCCCGCCGATCATCCCGTCGCACCGCGGACACAGCGTCGTGCACCACGCGCCCGCCCCCGATCCGAACGCCGGCCACCACCGCGACGTGGTGGAGATCTTGCGCGGCGATCGCTTCGAAGAGCGGAAGTTCGACGCCAAGGAGAAAAAGTAG
- a CDS encoding Flp family type IVb pilin: MLTNLKKLFKDQDGATAVEYGLIVAAIAGLIIVVVFTLGGKVNKAFTTVSGAMP; this comes from the coding sequence ATGCTCACCAACCTGAAGAAGCTGTTCAAGGATCAAGATGGCGCGACCGCCGTCGAGTACGGCCTGATCGTGGCCGCCATCGCCGGTCTGATCATCGTCGTCGTGTTCACGTTGGGCGGCAAGGTGAACAAGGCATTCACCACCGTCAGCGGCGCGATGCCTTAG
- a CDS encoding AAA family ATPase produces MQKPSVLLLGATDAQEADLRKALKDVANLTRLNVPAELVPDEMRRLRSNTALVAISPQTPQRFGLIHNITASGGVVIVVSPTKDPELILRAMRAGAREFVLESDHEELRVAVRSQAKSAEHADGLGTVITCFGAKGGVGTTTIATNLAGSMAKKGMRVCLVDLNLHLGDVHSFMDVTGGYSISDVVSNMTRLDRDLLDSSMTKHSSGVNVLAQSGKMEEADQVKATDIVGLIQFLRKNYEKTIIDGVRGFDEISLAALDASQFLLMVMTQDVPAVRNGQRCLDLFTRLGYDETKIKLVLNRFQKSSKITMEVIAETLKMPVAHTISNDFVSVIDAINRGMLLGDVAPRARLTQDIDELVPLLSGERKERVRRPSILGTIFGNKKVADGTA; encoded by the coding sequence ATGCAAAAACCAAGTGTCCTGCTGCTGGGAGCGACCGACGCGCAGGAAGCAGATCTGCGCAAGGCGCTCAAGGACGTGGCCAACCTGACCCGTCTCAACGTTCCCGCCGAGCTCGTGCCCGACGAGATGCGGCGCCTGCGGTCGAACACCGCCCTGGTGGCGATCAGCCCCCAGACGCCGCAGCGATTCGGTTTGATCCACAACATCACCGCTTCGGGTGGGGTGGTCATCGTGGTCAGCCCGACGAAGGATCCCGAGCTCATCCTGCGGGCCATGCGCGCCGGCGCCCGCGAGTTCGTGCTGGAGAGCGACCACGAAGAGCTGCGCGTGGCCGTCCGCTCGCAAGCGAAGAGCGCCGAGCACGCGGACGGCCTGGGCACCGTGATCACCTGCTTCGGGGCCAAGGGTGGCGTCGGTACCACCACCATTGCCACCAACCTGGCCGGCTCGATGGCCAAGAAGGGAATGCGCGTGTGCCTGGTCGATCTGAATCTGCACCTCGGCGACGTGCATTCATTCATGGACGTCACCGGCGGCTATTCGATCAGCGACGTGGTGTCGAACATGACCCGCCTGGATCGCGACCTGCTGGATTCGTCGATGACCAAGCACTCGTCGGGCGTGAACGTGCTGGCCCAGAGCGGAAAGATGGAGGAGGCCGATCAGGTCAAGGCCACCGACATCGTGGGGTTGATCCAGTTTCTCCGGAAAAATTACGAGAAGACCATCATCGATGGCGTGCGCGGCTTCGACGAGATCTCGCTGGCCGCCCTGGACGCCAGCCAGTTCTTGCTGATGGTGATGACCCAGGACGTTCCAGCGGTGCGCAACGGCCAGCGCTGCCTGGATCTGTTCACCCGCCTCGGCTACGACGAGACCAAGATCAAGCTGGTGCTGAACCGCTTTCAGAAGTCGTCAAAGATCACCATGGAGGTGATCGCCGAGACGCTGAAGATGCCGGTGGCCCACACCATCAGCAACGACTTCGTCTCGGTCATCGACGCCATCAACCGCGGCATGCTGCTCGGCGACGTGGCGCCGCGCGCCCGCCTGACCCAGGACATCGACGAGCTGGTGCCGTTGCTGTCGGGAGAGCGCAAAGAGCGCGTGCGCCGGCCCAGCATCTTGGGAACCATCTTTGGCAACAAGAAGGTGGCCGATGGGACTGCGTGA
- a CDS encoding tetratricopeptide repeat protein: MKRNETALASALMLVLGAALPALAGGCVHQEGSLRGDTYVARRNLARELVARQQWPAAFAYADELHRTRPDDAEVLVLRGTIYREQGLTAEAEADLLQAIQLDDRSAEAHAALGILYDVEQRPLDAEKEHRAAVARDPNNAAYLNNLGFSLFLRGKFQDAIQFYSQATRLTPTNRRLRTNLGFALAARGDFRRASHEFDMGGSPAESRNNLGFAYERHGDLKNAFDMYSEAARLDPSSVKVHINLVHTAELLGKDLPPELAATPTKKEVSQ; this comes from the coding sequence ATGAAACGAAACGAAACCGCGCTGGCGTCGGCGCTGATGTTGGTGCTCGGGGCGGCGCTGCCGGCGCTGGCTGGTGGTTGCGTCCACCAGGAAGGCAGCCTGCGCGGCGACACCTACGTCGCGCGCCGCAACCTGGCCCGCGAGCTGGTGGCGCGCCAGCAGTGGCCGGCCGCCTTCGCCTATGCCGACGAATTGCACCGCACCCGTCCCGACGACGCCGAGGTGCTGGTCCTGCGCGGCACCATCTACCGCGAACAGGGCCTGACCGCCGAGGCGGAGGCCGATCTGCTGCAAGCGATCCAGCTCGACGATCGCTCGGCGGAAGCGCACGCGGCGCTGGGGATCCTGTACGACGTCGAGCAGCGCCCCCTGGACGCCGAAAAAGAGCACCGGGCCGCCGTCGCGCGCGATCCGAACAACGCCGCCTATCTGAATAACCTGGGTTTTTCCCTGTTTTTGCGCGGCAAATTCCAGGACGCCATCCAGTTCTATTCGCAGGCCACGCGTCTCACCCCGACCAACCGCCGCCTGCGCACCAACCTCGGTTTCGCCCTGGCCGCGCGCGGCGACTTCCGGCGCGCCTCGCACGAGTTCGACATGGGCGGCTCGCCGGCCGAATCGAGGAACAACCTCGGCTTCGCATACGAACGCCACGGCGATCTGAAGAATGCTTTCGACATGTACAGCGAAGCGGCGCGGTTGGATCCGTCGTCGGTCAAGGTGCACATCAACCTGGTCCACACTGCCGAACTGCTGGGCAAGGACCTGCCGCCCGAGTTGGCTGCCACGCCGACGAAGAAAGAGGTCAGCCAATGA
- a CDS encoding CpaF family protein, giving the protein MGLRDRLRQGHGPGGASAAGQTPRLNTPAAGLSTLSDPRSQHGGITVDAYQNLKHELHQKLIEKLDLKTIDQLPREQLLDELRSILAGLLAGSELPLNRTERDQMVEELLDEVTGLGPLEPLLRDTTISDILVNTFNTVYIERRGKLELTAVRFRDNDHLTQIINRIVSRVGRRVDDSSPMADARLPDGSRVNAIIPPLSIDGPVMSIRRFGGKPLRVKDIVTIGSATVDMVAFLGACVKAKLNCLISGGTGTGKTTMLNALSSFIPEGERVVTIEDAAELQLQQRHVVRLETRPPNIEGRGEIIARDLVKNALRMRPDRIIIGECRGGEVLDMLQAMNTGHEGSMTTVHANTPRDALSRIEAMVGMGGIQMSEALVRQTISRALNVIIQLTRGLDGKRRITSISEIIGMEGAVITSQELFRFDQRGIDADGKVVGEFRSLGVRPKVMERIERYGINVAEVLRPHMAAI; this is encoded by the coding sequence ATGGGACTGCGTGATCGCCTGCGCCAAGGCCACGGCCCGGGTGGAGCGAGCGCTGCCGGGCAAACGCCGCGCCTGAACACGCCGGCCGCCGGGCTGTCGACGCTGTCCGACCCGCGCTCGCAGCACGGCGGGATCACCGTCGATGCTTACCAGAATCTCAAGCACGAGCTGCACCAGAAGCTGATCGAAAAGCTGGATCTCAAGACCATCGATCAGCTGCCGCGCGAGCAGCTGCTGGACGAGCTGCGGTCGATCCTGGCCGGGTTGCTGGCCGGCAGCGAGCTGCCGCTGAATCGCACCGAGCGCGATCAGATGGTCGAAGAGCTTCTCGATGAAGTCACCGGCCTTGGTCCGCTGGAGCCGCTGCTGCGCGACACCACCATCTCCGACATCCTGGTGAACACGTTCAACACCGTCTACATCGAACGGCGTGGAAAGCTGGAGCTGACCGCGGTTCGTTTTCGCGACAATGACCACCTGACCCAGATCATAAATCGCATCGTCTCGCGCGTCGGCCGCCGCGTCGACGATTCATCGCCCATGGCCGACGCCCGCCTGCCCGACGGCTCGCGCGTCAACGCCATCATCCCGCCCTTGTCCATCGACGGGCCGGTGATGTCGATCCGGCGTTTTGGCGGCAAACCGCTGCGCGTGAAGGACATCGTCACCATCGGCAGCGCCACCGTCGACATGGTGGCCTTCCTGGGCGCTTGCGTGAAAGCCAAGCTGAACTGCCTCATCAGCGGCGGCACCGGCACCGGCAAGACCACCATGCTGAACGCCCTGTCGTCGTTCATCCCCGAGGGCGAACGGGTGGTGACCATCGAAGACGCCGCCGAACTGCAACTGCAGCAGCGCCACGTGGTGCGTTTGGAGACGCGCCCGCCGAACATCGAAGGCCGTGGCGAGATCATCGCCCGTGATCTGGTGAAGAACGCCCTGCGCATGCGCCCCGACCGCATCATCATCGGCGAGTGCCGCGGCGGCGAGGTGCTGGACATGCTGCAGGCGATGAACACCGGCCACGAAGGCTCGATGACCACCGTGCACGCCAACACCCCGCGCGACGCTCTGTCGCGCATCGAGGCGATGGTCGGCATGGGCGGCATCCAGATGTCCGAGGCGCTGGTGCGGCAGACCATCTCGCGCGCGCTGAACGTGATCATCCAGCTGACCCGCGGCCTGGACGGCAAGCGCCGCATCACCAGCATCTCCGAGATCATCGGCATGGAAGGCGCGGTGATCACCTCGCAAGAGCTGTTTCGTTTTGACCAGCGCGGGATCGACGCCGACGGAAAAGTGGTGGGCGAGTTCCGCTCTCTGGGGGTGCGGCCGAAGGTGATGGAGCGGATCGAACGCTACGGGATCAATGTGGCAGAGGTTCTTCGCCCGCACATGGCGGCGATCTGA
- a CDS encoding type II and III secretion system protein family protein, protein MIFYRRGPLFSALLGALVLTSGRQAPASELSNVPQLRVDREVGAAKSLALEVGQNRLLVLSEAIGRVSVADPKVADLKVITPTQLLMTARGVGSTDLTLWNKRDEPLVLALTVARNLDGLRRQLKDLFPDEHITVSAAGDLVVLSGEASDVRVPERAAEVAQLHAEKVANLIRVAGNQQVQLEVKFAEVSRKALREMGLNLFHTDAAGRFVGGVTASGTSAGQFLTVPGTGGNLPAIAPAAAGSAFSLFFSGLPTFPFSAMLSMLESSGLAKTLAEPTLVAMSGQEAKFLAGGEFPIPMATGLGAISVQWKKFGIILNFVPTVIGAGTLHLKLQTEVSDVDPSRSVTVSGFSIPGLISRQSETTVRLSDGQSFAIAGLLSNKVRSQIDKIPLLGDLPVLGALFRSVAYQRDESELLVVITARLTKPLAPHEVPPLPTDDELNDPNDFELFLLGSEGSGMRAKPEPPVEAAPAAAPGSPTAPGKGTAPHASADTHPTFEARAGRGPTGELGFIR, encoded by the coding sequence ATGATTTTCTATCGCCGAGGTCCGCTGTTTTCTGCGCTGCTGGGCGCGCTGGTTCTGACGTCAGGGCGGCAGGCGCCGGCCTCCGAGCTCAGCAACGTGCCGCAGCTCCGCGTCGACCGCGAGGTCGGCGCCGCCAAGTCGCTGGCCCTGGAAGTCGGCCAGAACCGCCTGCTGGTTCTGTCCGAAGCCATCGGCCGCGTCTCCGTCGCTGATCCCAAGGTCGCCGATCTGAAGGTGATCACGCCGACGCAGCTTCTGATGACCGCGCGCGGGGTGGGGTCGACTGATCTCACCTTGTGGAACAAACGCGACGAGCCGCTGGTGCTGGCGCTGACGGTGGCGCGCAACCTGGACGGCCTGCGCCGCCAACTGAAGGATCTTTTCCCCGACGAGCACATCACCGTGTCCGCCGCCGGCGATCTGGTGGTGCTGTCGGGCGAGGCCTCCGACGTGCGCGTGCCCGAGCGCGCCGCCGAGGTGGCCCAGTTGCACGCCGAGAAGGTGGCCAACCTGATCCGGGTGGCCGGCAACCAGCAAGTGCAGCTGGAGGTGAAGTTCGCCGAGGTCTCGCGCAAGGCCCTGCGCGAGATGGGCCTCAACTTGTTTCACACCGACGCCGCCGGGCGCTTCGTCGGCGGCGTGACCGCGTCGGGCACCTCCGCCGGACAGTTCCTCACCGTCCCCGGCACGGGCGGCAACCTGCCGGCCATTGCGCCGGCCGCCGCGGGCAGCGCGTTCTCCCTGTTTTTCTCCGGGCTGCCGACGTTCCCCTTCAGCGCCATGCTGTCGATGCTGGAATCGTCAGGGCTGGCCAAGACGCTGGCCGAGCCGACCCTGGTGGCGATGTCCGGGCAAGAGGCCAAGTTCCTGGCCGGCGGCGAGTTCCCCATTCCGATGGCCACGGGCCTGGGCGCCATCTCGGTGCAGTGGAAAAAATTCGGCATCATCCTGAACTTTGTCCCCACGGTGATCGGTGCGGGAACGCTGCATTTGAAGCTGCAGACCGAGGTCAGCGACGTGGATCCGTCGCGGTCAGTGACGGTCAGCGGCTTCTCCATCCCTGGGTTGATCTCCCGGCAAAGCGAGACCACCGTGCGCCTGTCCGACGGGCAAAGCTTCGCCATCGCCGGCCTGCTGTCGAACAAGGTGCGCTCGCAGATCGACAAGATTCCGCTCTTGGGGGATCTGCCGGTGCTGGGCGCGCTGTTCCGCTCGGTTGCCTACCAGCGGGACGAATCCGAGCTGCTGGTGGTGATCACTGCGCGCCTGACCAAGCCGCTGGCCCCGCACGAGGTGCCGCCCCTGCCCACCGACGACGAGCTGAACGACCCCAACGACTTCGAGCTGTTCTTGCTGGGCAGCGAGGGCAGCGGCATGCGCGCCAAGCCGGAGCCGCCGGTCGAGGCCGCGCCGGCCGCCGCGCCCGGATCGCCGACGGCACCCGGCAAGGGAACGGCGCCGCACGCCTCGGCCGACACGCACCCCACATTCGAGGCCCGCGCCGGTCGCGGACCCACCGGCGAGCTGGGATTCATTCGTTAG
- a CDS encoding type II secretion system F family protein, which produces MHIVLVVLVSVMLIAFAEAIAATVRFIRDRQADELKRRLRSLGSGTAASSGLLREGKLSSNRVLDELLRGWSLSRHLEELLEQAEAGITVGRLLGYCALCALVVFALGLIIGGGPLVALALVPMGLPLPYMLTVMKRERRSRKLTEQLPDALDMMARSLRAGHALGSAFKMVANEMAPPISVEFARAFEEQNLGLPFEKAVAQMTKRAPSNRDLKIFAVSVIVQKETGGNLVEIIEKIADTVRQRYRFYGKLNTLTAEGRMSSYILGALPILTGIFIAATNAPYARLLITEKLGNMVLGYAVASWFLGFLWMRRMAKVTV; this is translated from the coding sequence ATGCATATCGTCCTAGTCGTCCTCGTCAGCGTGATGTTGATTGCCTTTGCTGAGGCGATCGCAGCGACGGTGCGGTTCATCCGAGACCGCCAGGCGGACGAGCTCAAGCGCCGCCTGCGCTCCCTGGGCTCGGGGACCGCGGCCTCGAGCGGCCTTCTGCGCGAGGGCAAGCTCTCCAGCAACCGCGTCCTCGACGAGCTTCTGCGCGGCTGGTCACTTTCGCGGCACCTGGAGGAATTGCTGGAGCAGGCCGAGGCCGGCATCACCGTCGGCCGCTTGCTCGGCTATTGCGCCTTGTGCGCGCTGGTGGTGTTCGCTTTGGGCTTGATCATTGGTGGCGGCCCGCTGGTGGCGCTGGCCCTGGTGCCGATGGGCCTGCCGTTGCCGTACATGTTGACGGTGATGAAGCGCGAGCGCCGTAGCCGCAAGCTCACCGAGCAGCTGCCCGACGCCCTGGACATGATGGCCCGCTCGCTGCGCGCCGGACACGCCCTCGGCAGTGCGTTCAAGATGGTGGCCAACGAGATGGCCCCGCCCATCAGCGTGGAATTTGCCCGCGCCTTCGAGGAACAGAACCTGGGCCTGCCGTTCGAGAAGGCCGTCGCTCAGATGACCAAGCGCGCGCCCAGCAACCGCGACCTCAAGATCTTTGCTGTCTCGGTGATCGTGCAGAAAGAGACCGGCGGCAACCTGGTCGAGATCATCGAGAAGATCGCCGACACCGTTCGCCAGCGTTATCGCTTTTACGGCAAGCTGAACACGCTGACCGCCGAGGGCCGCATGTCCAGCTACATCCTGGGTGCGCTGCCGATCCTCACCGGCATCTTCATCGCCGCCACCAACGCGCCGTACGCCCGCCTGCTGATCACCGAAAAACTGGGCAACATGGTTCTGGGGTACGCCGTTGCCAGTTGGTTCTTGGGCTTTCTTTGGATGCGTCGCATGGCCAAGGTGACAGTGTGA
- a CDS encoding Ig-like domain-containing protein: MNAAALIRAGGRTAPAALLLALVACGDKTTPNPFQTAEPGDGSALPDGFTFGDSGGSSPTSNDPSVMITIVTPTAEAILVSTATVDVRATVAVAAGSNASAIIDPQSVRATVVAITSGSAMVDALSPVPLVVMAVGDFRGKLSLTNLPSGDYGLRVDAATTAGAKASAQIAIHVDGGPTITVLSPTVNGHYKGILSIEAVIDSTPYAPTTAPIDATVGGVPVSLTAVGTSTTFRGTIDFHQPNPPLTGPQLLIIAAKNARGTRSESRTTFVVDESGPTITNTTPAPGDVVGGVIKIKASIEDDAGVLPSSVIVLIGNDTDTKFELPLAEEGNGFYSILFDTAKLTACDLGAPQTGLCMVFPTLSFRAADLLGNETTVAYEIGIDNRPPLLDLDPPTVRDSKLDMGLRCSWPFDPLGNNALIGDMPADGCTVSQVFDLRARVEDTGNVAGGLKKAPLAGLNPDTVAVYILDDTSQALTVDSNGDGICDAINPTLVPTTSPPTQNNQVLKVRLSPVKPAGGADYTADPSLPGALACGQGLATDPPLPLCTVSQPTIVISYAGGESAIWSVDPINAAYCEGGAFDTFANNIGEGWACIAVAATDNNGNTGVSAPLRVWVSYNQDGAHCPAPPPSASAPPDCTGRFDQAAGTVTATPCASRRFAPGEICFQGDCH; this comes from the coding sequence GTGAACGCCGCTGCACTGATTCGCGCCGGCGGACGAACGGCGCCGGCTGCGCTGCTGCTGGCGCTGGTGGCGTGCGGCGACAAGACCACGCCGAATCCCTTTCAAACCGCCGAACCCGGCGACGGCAGCGCCCTGCCCGACGGCTTCACCTTCGGCGACAGCGGCGGCTCGTCGCCGACGAGCAATGATCCCAGCGTGATGATCACCATCGTCACGCCCACCGCCGAGGCTATCCTGGTTTCCACCGCCACCGTCGACGTGCGCGCCACCGTGGCCGTCGCCGCCGGCAGCAACGCCAGCGCGATCATCGATCCGCAGTCGGTGCGCGCCACCGTGGTCGCCATCACCAGCGGCAGCGCGATGGTGGACGCGCTTTCGCCGGTGCCGCTGGTGGTGATGGCCGTCGGCGACTTTCGCGGCAAGCTGAGCCTGACCAACTTGCCGTCGGGCGATTACGGCCTGCGCGTTGACGCCGCCACCACCGCCGGCGCCAAGGCCAGCGCGCAGATCGCCATCCACGTCGATGGCGGCCCGACCATCACCGTGCTGTCGCCGACGGTGAACGGCCATTACAAAGGCATCCTGTCGATCGAAGCGGTGATCGATTCGACGCCCTACGCCCCGACCACCGCGCCCATCGACGCCACCGTGGGCGGCGTCCCGGTCTCGCTGACCGCGGTCGGCACCAGCACCACGTTTCGCGGCACCATCGATTTTCACCAGCCGAACCCGCCGCTGACCGGCCCGCAACTTTTGATCATCGCCGCCAAGAACGCCCGCGGCACCCGCAGCGAAAGCCGCACCACCTTCGTCGTCGACGAGAGCGGCCCCACGATCACCAACACCACGCCCGCACCCGGCGACGTGGTGGGCGGAGTCATCAAGATCAAGGCCAGCATCGAAGACGACGCCGGCGTCTTGCCGTCGTCGGTGATCGTCCTTATCGGCAACGACACCGACACCAAGTTCGAACTGCCGCTGGCCGAAGAAGGCAACGGCTTCTACAGCATCCTGTTCGATACCGCCAAGCTGACCGCCTGTGACCTGGGTGCGCCGCAGACCGGCCTTTGCATGGTGTTCCCGACACTGTCGTTCCGTGCCGCCGATCTGCTTGGCAACGAGACCACCGTCGCCTACGAGATCGGCATCGACAACCGGCCGCCGCTTCTGGATCTGGATCCGCCGACGGTGCGCGACAGCAAGCTGGACATGGGCCTGCGCTGCTCGTGGCCGTTCGATCCACTCGGCAATAACGCCCTCATCGGCGACATGCCGGCGGACGGCTGCACGGTCTCGCAGGTGTTCGATCTGCGGGCGCGCGTGGAAGACACCGGCAACGTGGCCGGCGGTCTCAAGAAGGCGCCCCTGGCCGGACTGAACCCGGACACCGTGGCGGTCTACATCCTGGACGACACCAGCCAGGCACTGACCGTGGACAGCAACGGCGACGGCATCTGCGACGCCATCAATCCCACGCTGGTGCCGACGACCAGCCCGCCCACGCAGAACAACCAGGTCTTGAAGGTGCGCCTGTCGCCGGTGAAGCCAGCGGGCGGCGCCGACTACACCGCCGACCCGTCGCTGCCGGGCGCGCTGGCCTGCGGGCAGGGGCTGGCCACCGATCCGCCGCTGCCTCTCTGCACGGTCAGCCAGCCGACCATCGTCATCAGCTACGCCGGCGGCGAGAGCGCCATCTGGAGCGTGGATCCGATCAACGCCGCCTACTGCGAGGGCGGCGCGTTCGACACCTTCGCCAACAACATCGGCGAAGGCTGGGCCTGCATCGCCGTCGCCGCCACCGACAACAACGGCAACACCGGCGTGTCGGCCCCGCTGCGCGTGTGGGTAAGCTACAACCAGGACGGAGCCCACTGCCCGGCGCCGCCGCCCAGCGCCAGCGCGCCGCCCGATTGCACCGGCCGCTTTGACCAGGCGGCGGGAACGGTGACCGCCACGCCGTGCGCCTCGCGCCGCTTTGCTCCCGGCGAGATCTGTTTCCAGGGAGATTGCCACTGA
- a CDS encoding A24 family peptidase, with product MTIPAIHLLPLGICLGAAAVWDLAKRKIPNSLAAAVATLGLGVQWCDHGSLAVLSGMASGILSIAVLYRPWLAGGIGGGDVKLAAAVAIWIGLGRWLPFALGTALAGGVVAAACYALSGRAARREMNGNLIGAALVQELPTISRGGAVAGGARVSVPYGVAVAVGGALALLAPWGS from the coding sequence ATGACCATCCCGGCGATCCATCTTCTGCCGCTGGGAATCTGCCTCGGCGCTGCCGCGGTGTGGGATCTGGCCAAGCGCAAGATCCCCAACTCGCTGGCGGCGGCAGTGGCCACGCTGGGCCTCGGCGTGCAGTGGTGTGACCATGGAAGCCTGGCTGTCCTTTCGGGAATGGCCTCGGGAATCTTATCCATCGCTGTGCTCTATCGCCCGTGGCTGGCCGGCGGGATCGGCGGTGGCGACGTGAAGTTGGCGGCGGCGGTGGCGATCTGGATCGGGCTTGGGCGCTGGCTGCCCTTCGCGCTTGGCACGGCGCTGGCCGGTGGGGTGGTGGCGGCCGCTTGCTATGCGCTGTCGGGGCGCGCCGCTCGTCGCGAAATGAACGGCAATCTGATCGGCGCGGCGCTGGTGCAAGAGCTGCCGACCATCAGCCGTGGTGGCGCGGTGGCTGGTGGCGCGCGCGTGTCGGTGCCGTACGGAGTCGCCGTGGCGGTCGGCGGCGCGCTGGCGCTTTTGGCCCCGTGGGGTTCGTGA